From Apium graveolens cultivar Ventura chromosome 9, ASM990537v1, whole genome shotgun sequence, the proteins below share one genomic window:
- the LOC141685734 gene encoding uncharacterized protein LOC141685734: MGPTEDTIKIPVDEKDPIKVLKIRSQLTSRMKGGLSIFLMENLDVFAWNHSDMVGIDPEVMFHLLNIDSKHKGIRQKHRAWRTCVDFTDLNKACPKDNFPLPRIDQLVDVTAGHALLSFMDAYSGYNQIPMYGPDQEHTSFITDRGLYCYIGMPFGLINVGTTYQRLVNKMFKNKIGKMMEVYVDNMMVKSKRAEDHIADLAEIFHIVRKYMMKLNPHNCIFGMEPGKFLGFMGNAPFKVREEFPHPWWVLHVDGAMNNNGRIILVTSEGHHLMSAIHFKFYVTNNDAEYKALINGLKIALEVGVVNLIARSDSELVVNQVNGGFQARGPRTELYIRCVQRLFKKFGSTKLEGVPREEISNADAFAKMGSQMDIVLLGKIPLGIQEIPSIPEVSVFQMQDTPQETWMTPTHNCIQAGTLTEDKLQARCLRYQAVKYVEYDGVLYKSGFNQSLL; the protein is encoded by the exons ATGGGGCCAACTGAAGACACAATTAAAATCCCAGTCGACGAAAAGGATCCAATCAAAGTTCTGAAAATTAGGTCTCAGTTGACTTCAAGGATGAAGGGGGGGCTTTCAATATTTCTAATGGAAAATCTAGATGTATTTGCGTGGAACCATTCTGATATGGTTGGAATTGATCCAGAAGTCATGTTTCACCTACTGAATATCGATTCCAAACATAAAGGTATTCGACAAAAGCACAGAGCT TGGAGAActtgtgtggacttcactgatctaaataaAGCATGCCCAAAAGATAACTTTCCTTTGCCAAGAATTGATCAATTGGTTGATGTAACGGCCGGACATGCTTTGTTAAGTTTCATGGACGCATACTCTGGCTATAATCAAATTCCCATGTACGGACCTGATCAAGAGCATACCTCCTTCATCACTGACAGAGGTCTCTATTGCTACATCGGGATGCCATTTGGTCTAATCAATGTCGGGACAACTTATCAAAGGCTGGTAAATAAGATGTTTAAAAATAAGATCGGGAAAATGATGGAGGTATACGTGGACAATATGATGGTAAAATCTAAGAGAGCAGAGGATCATATAGCGGATTTGGCAGAAATATTCCACATTGTAAGAAAGTATATGATGAAGCTAAATCCTCATAATTGCATATTTGGCATGGAGCCAGGGAAATTCTTGGGGTTCATG GGAAATGCCCCTTTCAAAGTGAGAGAAGAGTTCCCACACCCTTGGTGGGTCTTGCATGTCGATGGGGCTATGAATAATAACGGAAGGATTATTTTGGTTACCTCAGAAGGACATCATTTGATGAGTGCCATTCACTTCAAGTTTTATGTCACTAACAATGACGCTGAGTATAAAGCACTAATCAATGGCCTGAAGATAGCTTTGGAAGTAGGAGTCGTAAATTTGATAGCTCGGAGCGACTCAGAGTTGGTAGTAAATCAAGTCAATGGAGGGTTCCAGGCCCGAGGTCCTCGAACTGAATTATATATAAGATGTGTGCAGCGCTTATTTAAAAAATTTGGTAGCACCAAGTTGGAAGGCGTGCCAAGAGAAGAAATCAGCAATGCGGATGCCTTTGCAAAAATGGGTTCACAGATGGACATCGTGTTGCTAGGGAAAATTCCCTTGGGAATTCAGGAAATTCCAAGTATTCCAGAAGTAAGTGTGTTTCAGATGCAAGATACCCCACAGGAGACTTGGATGACCCCTACTCACAACTGTATCCAAGCAGGGACTTTGACGGAAGATAAGTTACAGGCTCGATGCCTTCGTTATCAAGCTGTGAAGTACGTTGAGTATGATGGGGTGCTATATAAGAGTGGGTTTAATCAATCACTTTTATGA